The Setaria viridis chromosome 6, Setaria_viridis_v4.0, whole genome shotgun sequence genome contains a region encoding:
- the LOC117860416 gene encoding thylakoid lumenal 19 kDa protein, chloroplastic, which translates to MFPPSLLSRAPSPPLTTAPTSTASSQQQQALRLPPSKQPPLATTLVAAAAAGLLLLSPAPAPSRADPEFKVYYGTAASAANYGGYGGNASKKDTAEYVYDVPEGWKERLVSKVEKGTNGTDSEFFNPRKRSEKEYLTFLSGIRALAPLNAVLNNLALSDVGLQDQIATADDVRSAERADGDGQVYYEYEVAGAGAHSLISVTCARNKLYAHFVTAPNAEWGRDEAVLRRLHESFRTIQPGAPPPAAES; encoded by the coding sequence ATGTTTCCGCCGTCCCTCCTCTCGCGCGCGCCGTCCCCTCCCCTGACCACCGCGcccacctccaccgcctcgtcgcagcagcagcaggcgctgCGGCTGCCGCCCAGCAAGCAGCCGCCCCTCGCCACCACGCTggtcgcggcggccgcggcgggtcTCCTGCTGCtgtctccggcgccggcgccatcccGCGCCGACCCCGAGTTCAAGGTGTACtacgggacggcggcgagcgcggcgaacTACGGCGGGTACGGCGGGAACGCGAGCAAGAAGGACACGGCGGAGTACGTGTACGACGTGCCCGAGGGGTGGAAGGAGCGGCTGGTGTCCAAGGTGGAGAAGGGCACCAACGGCACGGACAGCGAGTTCTTCAACCCGCGGAAGCGGTCGGAGAAGGAGTACCTGACGTTCCTGTCCGGGATCCGCGCGCTGGCGCCGCTCAACGCCGTGCTCAACAACCTGGCGCTCTCCGACGTCGGGCTGCAGGACCAGATCGCGACCGCCGACGACGTGCGCTCGGCGGAgcgcgccgacggcgacgggcagGTGTACTACGAGTACGAggtggcgggggccggcgcgcaCAGCCTCATCTCCGTGACGTGCGCGCGGAACAAGCTGTACGCGCACTTCGTCACCGCGCCCAACGCCGAGTGGGGCCGCGACGAGGCCGTGCTCCGGCGGCTGCACGAGTCCTTCAGGACCATCCagcccggcgccccgccgccggcagccgagAGCTAA